CCTTGACATGAAATGGGATCAACTCCAGCCGAAGCGTATCTGCCATGAGCTCTAGGGCTCGCTTTGAGCCGGCATAGGTTCCTAATTTATACAATCGACGTCAATGAAATTGGATTCCCGCATATTAAGGTCAGAaatcaaaaaggaagagagagttACCCATGAATGGAACGTTCACATATCCAGAGATCGAGGTGATAAATGCTATGGAGCCTTGCGCTTTGATCAGTAATGGTGCAAAGGCCTTGGTCACTCGCAGTGGTCCCCAAACATTGATGTCATAGAGGGCTTTGACTTGTTCGACATCTTCGTCCAGGTAAGGCATGAAGTGATTGCGACCTGCGTTATTGATGAGAACATCTAGGATTCCTCCTGTCTGAGCCTCAACCGCAGCGACGGCTGCTTCAATTTGGCTCGGCTCTGTGACGTCCAGCTGTAGAAGGGTGACATTAGACAAACCATTCAGCTTGGTCATCTTGCCGACATTCCGGGCCGTGGCAAAGACGTGATAGCCTTGCTTTTGGAAAGTCAGTGCCAGACCATTACCGATGCCATCGTCGCTACATCCGGTGATCAAAACGGTCTTTAGGGCCATGGTTTGCGGATTTCTGCAGTGAAAGGATGTTGTGTGGTTCTGCGACCTCAAGTCTTAGAGGAacgaggaggggaaggagcATGAATTTATAATTCTCACTCCTTGACCCTTGTATGGGCCCGTGCTTTATCGTGGGGGccattcatcttcttgatcctTGCTGCTCACTTGACGGTGACAGGCATGCTAAGCCTGGTGTCACAGATGCCACGTAGATCTTGGACACACTAGGGCTACTCAGCTTCGACTCGGATACAATCTACAATCAAAGGAAATAAGCACAGAGCCTTCCCCTGCTGCCTGACTGACATAATCCCATGATTCCGTTGGGACAGCATGTCCTAGAGATCGTGGTGGAGTTGATCCGTTGGTCACCTCCATGTATAGCCAATGGGacaccagaagaagaatgataCCCCTGTCATTTGCGAACGCTAGCTCTCGTAGCATACCccaacagaagaaggatcGTGGAAATGAGCTCCGTTAGGCTCAATAGAGTGGTTTGCGAGATATCCAGGTGCTCCGTGCGTGACGGAGAGCTTCGTGATTTGAAATAACTATGATAGAGACAGCCGTGGCTTAAGGACCATTCTAGAGCTAGGAATTTGACAATACAGAGAGCAACGACTTAGTCGTATGATGTGAAATTCAATACACTATTCAAGGGTCGCGAGCTCTGGGGACTTTGACGTGGTGTAGTTGAGTGCATGAAACATTTTCTTCCCAAACATCATTCCAAGTCCAACCATGGACATTAGAATTGCCTCCATTAAGATAATACTGTTGTACACCTGTAGCCAATGATCCATCCATATTCGGGCTTGCATACTCCGTTTGTTTAGACCAGACTCAAACTTTGCCCTAGAGGAATAGAGTCATTTAACCGACCCACTTGACCTGCATTCTGCCATCGTTCCTGAGTCAAATACTATACTACCTACGCGCGTCGCTCCGGCTAATGTCGCAAGCGGACGTTAAGCTCGTTCGGCTGTAATTTGCCACAGCATGGTAAATGCCCCATTGATGCCCCCCTGGTTTCTCTATAAATATGGACGCTAATACCACGGTAGCAGAGTTAGCATTTGTCTTCTGTTCTATTTCTTCCTATCATACCTCTTTCTAACAAAGAATGATTTTGTACAGGAGAGCAGCTCTTGCTGCTGTATTCTGCCTTGGGGCTTTTACCCAACCTGCAATTACCAGCTCCTATGAGCAACAGGTGCCCATTCTGAAAGATTTCGACGAGACTGGCGTACTAGGCGGTCTCTACCGGCCCAACTCGACAAGCGCACGCTCACGCATTGCGGTCTACGTGATGCATGCGGAGCAGGACTACACTTCTTTTGTGGCCTGTACAGAGCTGCCTAAGCGCGGTTACACTACCTTCTGTGCCAACAATGAAGCCAGCAAGTATGGATACATGTCGGACCTGAACTTTGAGGACATGATGACAGAAATCAAGATCGGGATGGTCTGGCTACGGAACCTGACCGACATCGACAAAGTCGTTCTTCTAGGCCATAGCGGTGGCGGCGCAATGATGGCAGCATACCAAAACATCGCAGAGAACGGTGTTTCGGCATGCAATGGTCCCGAGAAAATCTACCCGTGCTCTGATGCGATGGCTGGCCTTGAGCCTGCTGATGGTCTACTGTTGCTTGATGCGAATTACGGTCTTTCGACTATGGCCTTGCTGAGCCTCAACCCTGCGATTGGGGATGAGACCGACGCGTCTAAGCTCAACCAGTCTTTGAGTGTTTATAACCCTGCAAATGGATTCAAGAATAATACACAATCCAATTACACCGCCGAATTCAAACAGCGATTCCAGCAGGGCGTCGTGGCACGCAACAATCGGATCCTACAGTATGCCCAGGGACGCTTAAAAGCAGTTGAAGCAGGCAAGGGAATGTTCGGTGACGATGAGCCATTGACTATCCCGGCTTCACTTTACGTTGGATTCAACAACCTATTCTTTGCCCAGGACACGCGGTACCTACACCACACCACATATGCTTGGCCACTACTCCGTAAGAACGGTACCACTACCCAGATCGTACCCTCTGTGCGTGTCCCCGGTAACTTCAAGGATTACTCCAATAACTGGGAGAGCGGCGCGTTGAAGACCACCATCCGTCGATTTCTGTCCACCTTTGCCATCCGAGTCACCGACGAGTTCAATATCAAGACGGACAACATAGAGGGAATTGACTATGCATCGAGTCAGACAGCTCCCCATGCTTCGGTTCAGGGTATTCACGTACCTCTCCTGACCATAGGTATGACCGGTCATTACGAGTACTTGAACGCCGAGAAGCTACACCTTAATGCCGTTAGTAATGACACTGCAATTGCGTTTGTTGAGGGAGCTGAACATACTATCAATACCTGCACTTACTGTGAGTCTTATCCTGGTGAATTTGGGGACACTGTTGCGACATGTTTCGATTATGTTGCGGACTGGTTGGCCAAGCCTGGTCGTTTTATCTAGGCTTTTCAGATACGTGTTCTAGTTCTAGGGTAGTCAATGGGCTTGCTCGATGCGAGAGGCTGCATGGGATGACAGCTCCTGATCATGTAATTATTCTTTGTGAGGGTTGTACCAAGCTAAGGGCATGAAGTCCCGGCTTCTGCCTTTGACAAACTAGGTGAGGCAAGATACTTACAACATCTTACACTGAGGACTCGGaggcttttttcttttcagagAGCAGTATGTATGAATTGCTTTGCATAATCATATCGTATTACTTATCAAGACCATATGCTAGCCCAGAGAATACGCCATTAAAATAGATTGTATAATTGATGGCTCCAGGAGAAACAGGAATGCGCCGGATAAGCGATAACTCTGGCCAACGGTTTGCCGGTTTGCCCAAGCGCAAATGGAGTGTCTTTGTCAAACCATTAATAGCGACCTTATATTCCGAtctggatttcttcttgcGGTATTCCCCGTAGATCCCTCCAGTCTCTCAGAGGCACGATCGAGGCACTCGCGCGCCCAAGATGCAACGTCATCAGAATAGAATTTCcatagaaaaacaaaagtcGGTAAATAACCGGAACTGAATTTCATTCGAAGATGTGGGTCTTCCGATGTCTATCTTGAGCGCTGCAGCCGACTGAGTTTGATCGTGCTGTGTCCTCTGTTGCTCGAGGAAGTCCTCCGCATTCTGAAGAACAGCCTCAATTGTGATGAGCGAGGGATCTTGAATTTCAGCCAATTTTTCCTGTCTAACCAGGCGTGATAGGACACCGTCGGGTCCACTCCATTGAGTAATTGTTAATATTCCCAAATCCTTATCAATGTTGTATACACAGTCCAGGTGGATATGAAGAGGGGTAGGAAATGGTATTGGCTCCCAGTTATTCATAGTTATAGCTGAAATTATATTTCTGATCACTTTCAATGTAGCAGGTGTGTCTGGAGAGGTTATACGACACCGTGGACGGCGGAACGAGCGATACCATTTTCCTACGGTCGGTGTTAATATCGCGGCATAGGTACACTGTCTACTTTACTATGCTTACCATCGACATGTAGATTCCATAGAGCCCTGGTAACCATCGTGCGAGGATGGTACAAATTCCAACGACTTCTGGTAGCTTTTTGGGAACTGGTCTGGGCATGTAATACACAAAGAAATTGCCGGAGCTTGGGACAGATATATCCGTCCTGAGAACACCCAAGGCAACTGTTATAATTCCTACGGTAGTTAATAGGGATAATCAACATATGAAACATGTTAGGAGGCACACGTGTACATGACCGCCATTGCTTGGAACATATCACGCCAATAAGCGCATTAGGGCACAAGTATGCATAATCTATGCAGCATATGTTAATATCCGCCATCCTCACTCTGTCTCGCTATCCAGTCAGTCCGGAGAGAGTAGCATGCAACATGGTTTACTACAATCTTAGAAACGTGCTTGGAACTCCCTGGTGTTTTAATATCTGTACAGGACTGCTATATCTTCCAAGTTTATTGACATGTAACCAAAACCGAATAATTGGGTGATGGTCAGTAAGTTTCGCAATGAGGTACTTGGGGTTATCGAAAGCTGAAGGAATAAAACGTCTTCGCAACCAATCCGAATGCCTAGACCATGCGAACAAAGTTCCCAGAAAGCTCAAAACCTGGCACGCCACTTCCTCCAACAAAAGCCGATCAACACCCAGGGTCTCCTTAGTTTGAGGTTTCTCTTGTCATCAAATCGTAGATTATCGAACCGTGTTACGACAACCGCATGGTTTAGTTCGAATGTCTGACGACACAGAGGGCAAGTGGTGCCGCACGAACGCACCCACAAGTCAATGCATGGTTTGTGGAAAATATGCTTGCATGGCAGGCGGCGGAATCTGGAGCTCCGTTTCATGTCTTCGAAACAGATTTCGCAGGTTCTAGGAGGGCAGAAACATTATATAGATGGTTTAGCTTCGTTGGGGCTTTATAGAGAGCAGAACGTACCTTGCTCCGGATCATCGGAGCCCTTGTAACGGGTTACCGCTGCTTTTTTCGTCATATCTTGGAAAGACGATAAGTTTAAGTATGGTAGTTATATAACTTCGGTACCGTTGCAGTTCCTAGAGTTTCACTATAGCGAAGGATTTGAACTGAAAGTGAGATGTGGCATTTTAATCCTCAACTTCCATTTAGACTCTGCAGCAGAACGGGTGCAGTGCCACAGACTTTTGGCTGGGCTGACGTACCAAGATTGTAGCTTTTGTCCTCTGCCAAGCCTTCAAAAAACCCTGGATGAAACTTAAAAATTTGACAATATATGCGGAGACAGCGCATCCATATGTCTGACAGTATATCCTAATAACCGCTCTAAGAACTTATTGCCTGTGTATATGCTTAGTAAGAGGTTGCTGGCGTTGCTCGCTTGCCTTGTGGACCATTTCTCTAGGTTGTGCTCTGACGTACCCGAAAGTCAAAATCAATGAGAGCTTCGGAACAAGGGGGAGTTATCCAAGGCATGATTGGGCCATAGTATTACCCAAAAGTGTAACAAGCTATGTCCTCCGCTAGAAAGGTGGTAGCTGCGCAAAGCTTCGCTAGTGGAACGCAAATCTTCGAATGTGGAGCATCCATACAAGAGATATAATGGCAAATCTTACCCATAGCTCGCTCAATTCCGTCACATTGTACCCTCTCGGATCCATTCTTGTTCGAGAAAGGGATCATATAGGCATGCAATGCAAGCACAATATGTATACGGgcttaatatatctattgaATACTAAGTTCCGAAGCTCGATGAGGACAGTTCAGTTCTGAATCGTGCAGCCAGGGTACAACCAGGGCAGTTATTactttaaatagatagactaGATAGGTCATATATACAGTACATTGATCAACGAAAACCTTCCCCTGTGTGCCTCCTGCTATGTACGAACTTTTAATGGTAGCTGGTGCAGCATAGGTGGATTGTCCCCAAGGCAGATAGATATATACGTAACGTGAAAACGAAAACAGGAAGGATAATAGAACGACTATGACAACAGAAGCAAAGTTGATATTCCTATAGCACCTTGAAGCCCCTGTGGTGTACCGATGCCTAGTATTTGAAGTTAGCATGGCACAGACTTCAGACTACTTGAGTAGGACTAGCAGTGGACTCGACGGTATTTTCACTCTGCAGTCGGGTGCCACTGTGTACAGAAGACCTTGGGTCCTGTTTCTCCTGATGTGGACTTGGGCTATTTTGGCTCCGGCGGGAAAGCCAAAGGGCAACTGTCTCCAGGAACAGCGCAAAAAAGGTAAAGATGCTGGCATTAACAATTAGACAGAGGGCTTATGCTCCAGGGGTGGAGTTGCTCTATACATACAAGGTTAAAAAGATGAAAGCTTCGTTGGCCCACTTCACTGAGCATACAACGCCCGGCGGGGCATTTGCATGGCAGTTGTTCTGGTTGTAATCAACAGCAGCAAAGATGAACCCTGCCAGCCATCTAAGATATTTCGTTAATACTTCATGGTCTTGAGCATACGAAAAGGGCACCTACAGATATGAGAATATCACATCAACGAAAAGCACAAAGTCTTCACTGGTGTGCTTAGGAATGGAGACACAAATGCCGTTAGGAACACTACCACGGAGACCACAGCCTAAATGCTATGTAAGTAGGGCATAGTTATTGATGTGTCGAAGCCATACGTACAACAACCTCTAGGTAAACGATTGTTAGCCCGCGAGGGCCTGTTTTGATGAAATAGGATGTGATTCCAAGGACAATGACCGAACTGATCCACTGGATTACTCGATtagagaggagaaaaaacCGTAGTTGACCCTCCGTGAGAAATGGAATGATAGAACCCATTGTACTTGATGCTTAGGATGCTAATAGTAATGTCGTAGCGTATTGTTTGAGATTACATGGTCCGTCCTATGGCTGTCAACGGTCTGATGCTTGTATGTCGCAGCTTCATTCGTGACGTAATAACTAGGATCTTTTCCCAATGTACGGCCCATGATCAAGGGACTATAATAGTAGTATGATGCACTGACATGGCTGCAAAACTCAAAATGTAAGTAATTTCCGTGCATGTTGCCAATCGGCAGTCCTTTCCAGACATTGCACCGACAAATTTGCCTCAAGCGGAGACACCTGGGACTGACAAGCCGTTTGCCCGTCTCGTCCGAGTTCAACTCTTTATTTCACGTAGTGATATAGAGCAAGGGGGatagggaagaaaaaggaaataggaTGACCGAAGGGATAGTCATTTGTTGAGTGAGAAATACCTCGTCTTCATTTCTCCTATATAAGACAAAGTAGGATATAGGCTACAGACCTGCTGTGTGATGCTACCGGCTGAGTATTTACTTTTGCCAAGGAAGAGCATACCTACAGTTCTTATTGGATTCAACTAAAACTTTGTGTAGGTGTGTTTGAGCTCTTCGCAATAGCATTGGTCTCACCCTCGGAAAAGCCAATGGCTGATGAGGAGACTTAAATAAACAAATGGAAGCGATGTCTGAAAGCTAGATAAGATGATATTCCACCCACAGTTACCTATCACACATGGGTTCACATAGCTATGTCCACTCTATACCCAAGCAGACCTAATCAATGGATAATAAAATGTACATGATTACATATGAGCGCCTTACATGGTAGACGTGCTCTGTACATCTCCAACGAGTCCTATCGACGGGTTACTTTACCCTCAGTGAGTCCCGCAAGTAACAAGGCATTTCATGATTCATGCCTAAGAAATAGATTCCAATCGAGCGATGCCGACATAATCCGTGGCGTGCGAAATGCTTCTCAAGTTCTGGGCCATCCTGGTCCACATGCCTTCCTTGAACTCCCTTTGGGCTATTGAAACAGCACTTCCCCACAGCAAACCCCGCGATCCACAGCCGGAGTGTAAATATGCTCCGGGCTAATAGGGGCCTTGACCATGATTCGGTTACTTTAGTTTGGGCATTGCTGCTTTAGGGAGGTATGCGGTGGTTCTGTGGAGCTATGATCCTATCCAATTCATCCTGTGCAAGGATATTTAAGCTAGTTGGTTAGAAAGGAAACGCTAGCCCGCATGGCTCACGATCCATAAAATCCAAAAGCCGGCGGCCCCGGGTCAGAAGTCATAAGGACTCATGGAATGCCGCGGAGAATGGAACACCTTTGTGATTGAACGGGACCAAAGTGTCCCATAGTTGATATTGACTAGGGTCACTTCAATAGACACAACTTGTTTACATCTGAACTTCTTTTAATATCTGTCTGCACAAGGTTTGTTATGGAAGCTATGGCAGGTATTATATAGATTGTTAGCGCTCTTGAATCCTGTGGATATTGATTCCTGAGGCCTATCATTTGACATTTCCTACTAGCAGTTTGACAGCTACCCCGTACCATGGGTCCTATGTTCAATTCAATAATGGCGTGTGATTGGTCCATTACTGTCGCCTGAAAGAGTACTTCGATTTTCTGTGATTTACTTGGCTCATCTGGTAACCCGCAAGTTCGGCAGTTTTATATCTGATTAACTTGAACATGAATGATAAGATATTTGGAATCATATTTTGCTAATTCTAGTTTTGTCCTTTTTCACGGCCATACCATAAACCATTTATGCCCGGTAAGATGCAAAAATAGGAAAGaactccaagaagaaaaataaacacCTGGATACAAAATCACAAACACGCTAAAAGGTGGACGATGTTATGTCAAGAGAATTTACTTGCGCTGACCATAGGCCTTGGTGGCGTATTGACCCTTGTGGACGATCAGGTCCTGAGGGCGGTAGTCCTCACGGCCGGAGAAAAAGCTGTCCAAAATGCTCTTCGTACCCTCGGCATAGCGGACCTGAGCATCGATGGAAGTACCAGACATGTGAGGGACCATGGCGTTACCGCCACCCCATGGGTGCTCAGCGTAGCGGAGAGGGTGGTCCTTGGGAGCTGGCTGAGGGAACCAGACATCTCCACCATATCCGCGGAGGTGGCCAGACTTGAGGGCCTCGGCGACATCTTCCTTGACAACAATGGCGCCACGAGCGGTGTTCACGAGCCAAGAGCCTGGGTGAAGTTGTTAGtaaaaagaggaaggaggttgAAGGGATGAAGGGAACTCACCAGGCTTCATCTTAGCAATGAGCTCCTTGTTGAAGAGACCCTTGGTGCTTTCGTGGAGGGGGCAGTTAATAGTGACAATGTCACACTGGGAAACCATGTCGGCAAGGTCCTCAACACGGCGGCAGCCGATTTCCTTCTCGGTCTCAGCGCTCAGTCCCTGGTAGTCGTAGTAGAGAAGCTCCTTGCAGTCGAAGGGCTTCAAACGGCGAAGGACACGCTCGCCAATACGGCCAACACCGACGGTTCCCACCACCTTGTTCTCCAAGTCGAATTCGTTCTtggcaacagcagcaacatcCCACTCGCCATTGCGGATCTGGTCATGGGCGGGGACGAAGTTGCGAACCAGGGTCAGGATAGTCATCAGAACATGCTCGGCGACAGATACGACGTTGGAGCCGGTAACCTCAGCCACAGTGATACCACCGTTGGTCTTGTTGGCGGCATTCAGATCGACGTGGTCGGAGCCAATACCGGCGGTAACGGCAAGCTTCAagttcttggccttggcaaGGCGCTCGGCAGTGAGATAACCGGGGTGGAAGCTGTGGTGGGTCAATTGGCTCAGTCTCGGTCGGAACGGGGCAAGTGACGTACGGAGTGGTAATGATAACTTCGGCATCGACAAGCTCCTTCTCAAACGTGGAGTTGGGGCCTTCCTTGTCGGAGGTGGTCACCAGGGTGTGGCCCTGGTCTTCGAGCCACTTGCGGATGCCGAGCTCATTCTCAACGGTACCGAGAAGACGAGGTTGTTGCTTGGCGTGTTCCTTGCCCTAGAAGGAAAGGCAATGTTAGCGTGCTAGGAAGGGAATTGACAGCAGCGCCATACTGCCACCATGATGATGGCTGGTGAATGTAAGACGAACCTCGTAGAGGACCATAAGAACCTTGCTCTGGGCGCTCGATGAGCTGGAGAAAGTCCGGGAAGCCCGGCTGAGAGGGCTAGCCTTCAAGGCCGCACGAGTGATGGAGCGAGCAAAAGTCATTTTGAAGAGATGCTTTTGGATTGGGGGTATTATTAGAGAAGTAATTGAATGACTGGATTATGGAGAAAAAGTCCTGGGATCTGTGAGGACTTCTGTAATATTTAAAGGAAGAGCCACGAggggaagggagggaggggtTTTGGGATAGACGGACATATCTCGGATATCATGAGATCAGACCGCACTCTACACGGAGGTCTAGACAGCACCATCTTTGGAGGAGTAACAAACTTCTTGCGGAGGCGGTTCATTCCAGCTTCCCCTCATGAGGGGAAACGGCTTGAATCCTCTTCCAACGTGTCTCCGCACCTGCATCTGTCTCCACTTAGTGCATGAAATGCGGTGTTTCGCCTGAGCATCATATGGATTTACCCCCTTATACAAGTAATTAATCCCGTAGTCAAACAGCTTATGTTCGATCACTCTAAGACCCCTAGAATTGACTTGAACCCATTCCAACAGAAGTCTCGTTGCATTGGTTACGGCACATTGACGTTACGGATCCAGGAAACCGCCAAGAGGATCCACGTTCGCTCAATTCCTGCCCCGATTTGGGAAATACTATCCAACCAATGGCCGCCTAAGACCTCTCATTGGCCTCTAGGTGATGTTTCATAGACGTTCTTCCAGGATCTTGACCAACAGTACCAATACTGAGTCCTACTGGCTCATGGTGGCCCATCTTCTAGCAATTAACACCCGGCGTACGCCGCCATAAACCTACACGTATTCAGGAAGATTACGACAGCGAAGCCAAAGAACGGCTGATTgttataaatactataaatattacaATAAATATAGCGCGGCAGAGAATCATCCACACGCACACCTCGAGTTCTGATGTACAACTTCCAGTCTCAAACTCAACATACCTTCCGGTCTGTACCTCAAGAATGCCCTGCGACTAGTATACTGTGGCTAGCTATGCATCCGTTTGAGGACTGTCGCTGACCAGTATAGTGAGGGTATAGGCCTTACACTGATTCGACGCAAATCTTAGTCGCCGAGCGTTATCCGAGGTATCGCCAGAGGAAGTCACTCGGTTTTTGGAGTCCAACGCAAGCATTTATTTCACTCCGCACTAATCCAGACATCGATTACCCCGTACCTTCGACTTATTCTTCAGAAGATTATGAATCAATCCCATAGGGTAACATTGACCAGCCCGATCCACGACCCACCATGACCTGATCGCCCGGCGCCAAACGTAAGATGAGAGTGggaccttttctttccccccaGCGGCATCTTTTACCTTCTGCTCCCGGGAATTTTTTCCCAGATTCTTGTCGACGCGGGGAAATCCCCAATTTTACTCCAACGCGACACGACGAAACGACACCTTCTACAGAATGCGGGACAATAGAATCTTTCTCCACGCGGTCGACAACAAAGGCGAGCATTTCCCACAAGGTGTCATCTTCGGTAATATGGTCATGATGACGGTCGCAAGCCTCGCCTCCGCGCTCGGCTGCTGCCAATTGTCGAGGGTTTCAGTGCCTTGTTGAATTGACTACGACCAGGTGAATGGTATCTGTCGCAATTGTCTCCGTGGTATTATTCGCGGCATTGTGCATAGTCGCGCATTCGCTGAAGACTTCGTGTGCGATCATTGATCATCGCAATTTCTACGTGAAACCGGAAGTGTTGCTGAGATGCCCAGAGTCCGGACGATTTGGACCTCCACCAGAGCCATTACGACGAAACCACGGCCTCATTTATTGCCATGAGCGAAGAATAGCAACTCCCGATTCAACTTATCACTGGGAAGAAGTTGCTGGGCCAAAGTATCCTCAAACCCGATCGCAAACGGGAGGTATGCATCGTGTGAGTCTGCTTTGTCTAACCAGCCCTGCCAATGCGATCGCAAAAGTCATAATCTCTCCGACGCAAGTCCTACTAATTTCCAAAGAGAACGCTCGAGATAGCGTTGTTATAGATGCATGGTTAGCTAGGGCCGAATGCCGAAGACACGTTGTAATGCGATAGACATCAGCTGACGCGGCCAGCTTCTGCTCTTGTACTGCCTCCATCGTCGCGCAGTCGTCCACCCTGCCAAAATTCCACTACCCTGACTTGCTTTTTCCCGAAATCCACAGCATTGAGCTGCACCGAGGATCTTTACATCAAATCCTAGCATAAAGGTCTTTTATAATCCAGCTTCTATGGCCCGATTACGTTCGTTTGCATTTGCGCCATTGAATGAGATACGAGTTAAACCGGCGCATACCACTCTCTCAACACGTCGATGGGCATTGTCGGATTCTTTGGGCTGTCTACCATTCCACGGGCTGACCGCTGCGAGAAAATCTGCCCTCAGGGCTGTCGAGCCTGGGCAAAACTCCCAATACTACCACTTGACGATGTATGCGAAGAACTAGGCCGTGCTGACCAT
This window of the Aspergillus flavus chromosome 8, complete sequence genome carries:
- a CDS encoding 1-acyl dihydroxyacetone phosphate reductase, producing MALKTVLITGCSDDGIGNGLALTFQKQGYHVFATARNVGKMTKLNGLSNVTLLQLDVTEPSQIEAAVAAVEAQTGGILDVLINNAGRNHFMPYLDEDVEQVKALYDINVWGPLRVTKAFAPLLIKAQGSIAFITSISGYVNVPFMGTYAGSKRALELMADTLRLELIPFHVKVLCIPTGAVRTQGQTYFGDFKLPENSLYKPIEETIAARAQGQDGTERMPLMDYSSQVAAQIEKGATGRFWCGANSDRTKASLSGDSNEMMDDIFVKITQLDTL
- a CDS encoding glyoxylate/hydroxypyruvate reductase (formate dehydrogenase), producing the protein MTFARSITRAALKASPLSRASRTFSSSSSAQSKVLMVLYEGKEHAKQQPRLLGTVENELGIRKWLEDQGHTLVTTSDKEGPNSTFEKELVDAEVIITTPFHPGYLTAERLAKAKNLKLAVTAGIGSDHVDLNAANKTNGGITVAEVTGSNVVSVAEHVLMTILTLVRNFVPAHDQIRNGEWDVAAVAKNEFDLENKVVGTVGVGRIGERVLRRLKPFDCKELLYYDYQGLSAETEKEIGCRRVEDLADMVSQCDIVTINCPLHESTKGLFNKELIAKMKPGSWLVNTARGAIVVKEDVAEALKSGHLRGYGGDVWFPQPAPKDHPLRYAEHPWGGGNAMVPHMSGTSIDAQVRYAEGTKSILDSFFSGREDYRPQDLIVHKGQYATKAYGQRK
- a CDS encoding uncharacterized protein (expressed protein), whose translation is MVSVAIVSVVLFAALCIVAHSLKTSCAIIDHRNFYVKPEVLLRCPESGRFGPPPEPLRRNHGLIYCHERRIATPDSTYHWEEVAGPKYPQTRSQTGGMHRVSLLCLTSPANAIAKVIISPTQVLLISKENARDSVVIDAWLARAECRRHVVMR